The Cucurbita pepo subsp. pepo cultivar mu-cu-16 chromosome LG15, ASM280686v2, whole genome shotgun sequence genome contains the following window.
GACTGGACAGTTAAAAGCTTGATGAATATCATTTTAATGATCCAGTGATTtgtatcaaatattttatttcaaatccaGACCATATACTAGTTGAAATGGAGTTTGAGATTGGTTTAGGTGCTTTAAACTGTTGATGGAAGTTGAATTAGTGTGCTTCATTGTCTGTACTCGAGTTTAAATGAGGTTTTTACTAACAAAGACTCACCAGTTTGATGATCAAGacgaattttaaattaaaaaaagtgaaaataaagcTCTTGGCCAATTGTTTCCTTTGGCTATAAGATCAATAAAGAAGAACGGTGGATTCCTATTTAGGATGGTTATCCGACTCCAGGTGCCGTACACTAGGTAGACGTGCTTACAGCCCTAATGTTAACTTgggaaaaataatttcaacatAAAATCCATGCAGGGGACTTAATTATATTATCGAGAAGTTCCTGGAATGTATTACCACCTCTTTGCACCCGTCTTTTCACTCGAAGTCATACTAATTCATTTCCTCGTTGTGATGGATCTGGTAGACTGCAAGAATTTTTTAGACATTCCTTTCAAAGAACTGTACTGTTATTGTGATTTATCAACTGGTGTGCACAATGTAAAAATAACCTAAAAGTTATTCtgattgggaagaaaaaaaatgacgaGTTATTTCATCCTTCTGACATGCAACTGATGTTTGATTCAAGCATTTAGCTCTGGTTATTTATAACTTATTGGTTGTTTCAACGTTTATACATCTGCAGTGGACTCCACCTAATGTCAGTGTACCTATTCTAAATCTGGTTGACAAGATATTTCAGCTTAACAGGAGAGGCTGGCTAAGGTTCCATTCTTTTCACTTCTACATATTCTTTCAATGCCattgactatgatatgttgtTTCCATGAGTATGCGACTTAATTATTCATGGCCTCTGTATTTTCTGCTCGGCTATCGGTTGTTTCTTATCTGGACCCAAGTTGCTTCTCACCCCCAACATTTTCTGCATAATTGTTGGTGGCTGCTTTATATGTAGATCCGTTCTCCCCAGTTGCTCTGCTTAAAGAAATTGTATATCtagagtttatattttttatttctctatttCTAACTCTATGCAGTTGCATAGGTTTTTGCAATGATGAAATTTCATCTGAGGGTCGAGAACCTAGATTATAACCGAcagctttaatttttttgttatatttatattttaaattgttttgatGCAGGAGGCAGGTCCTTTGGatatcaaaacaaatattacaGTTAATTATGGAAGATGCTATTGATGACTGGATTGTTAGACAAATACACTGGCTTCGGAGAGAGGACATTGTTGCTCAGGGTATTCGCTGGGTCCAAAATGTAAGTATCTAAACTATTAAGGATTTTGATACTGTGTAGTGTTCAAATTCACTGAAAAGCTGAGTATCTTAGGTTCACTTGAAACTGAAGATTGACAGAATTAGTAATTATGGTTTTTTCCCTCTCCCCTGGCATGGGGAGTTCAAGAGTCCCGACTCTTGATGTCTATGGCAGGAACCAAACAGACCCAAAATGTATTGCAATATAAAAAGTAAGGAACATACAAGATAAACAAGTAATTTGAAGTACTTGcgatgtaacggcccaagcccaccgctagcaaatattgttctctttgggctttccctttcgggcttcccctcaaaatttttaaaacgcgtctgctagggagaggtttccacacccttgaaaagaatgatttgttctcctccccaaccaatgtgggatctcacaatccaccccatttggggcccaatgtcatcgctggcacttgttcctctctccaatcgatgtgagatctcacattccaccccccttcggggcccaacgtccgcactggcacactgttcagtgtccacctcccttcggggctcagtgcccttgctggcacactgcccagtgtctggctctgataccatttgtaacggcccaagcccaccgctagcagatattattctctttgggctttcccttttgggctttccctcaaagtttttaaaacgcgtctgccagggagagatttccacacccttataaagaatgcttcgttctcctcccaattgatgtgggatctcacaatccacccccttcgaagctcagtgtccttgctagcacttgttcctctctccaatcgatatggaatctcacatgcACCCTTCACTCTTGAGATCTCTCCCAATCCCTTATTCACGAACCAAACTAAAGCCTATATTCTCCCTCTATTTATAACCAAATACCCCAACAATACTAATATACCCTCATATTATTCCATCAGCCTATTCTGTCGAAGAATTGCTTTAGTTTCTTCTAGAGAATTTGTCATGATATGGTTCTGATTAGTTAGATTGCTTTTACGCTAAAGAATTATTAGTAACTGTTGCAGACAAAGGTATGCTACCATAGTGCAAGAAATTTTGGTGGGGTATTTTTATAAGaccatgaaaataaatacgtTAGATAAACCCTTctgattgtttttgtttcaagtTAATTCATATATAGagacaagaaacaaaattctctCAATCATGTTAAAAGCTCACAGATACGCATGCCTTTAATGTTCTTATGCAGAACAATTAAGTTAGAATACTTTGCATTGGCTTGAttatcatcattttcatttctcatatTTCATTCTATCTTGagtgccttttctttttttaatgattggACATACATCTGATTTTTTCTTATCAGAAATGATACTGTGAGAAATTATAGCGGTAACAACAATCAtcctaatttttcatttaaccaatgaaaatgttattttaccttataaagaacaaatgatataataagtgaaagaaaattcattCTATTCTACCGTTGCTCTTTCAGGTTCTATGGCCCAATGGAATATTCTTTATACATTTGAGGAATGCTCAAAGTGAAGGTGATGATTCTCAATCTACTTCTAGCCAAACTGATGGTAGTAAGATCCCTAAGCCTGGATCTTTTGAGCTGCAGCTTGAGGCTGCTCGCCGAGCTAGTGATGTCAAGAAAATGCTTTTTGGTGAGTAATGCTTTCTTTCTGTGACATGAAAAAAAGTGTGCATCTGAAGTGTTTACATTGAAATGTTGGattattcttttctattcGTTCTAAACTATTCATAAAGGTGCCTCGTATTTTCTTGCTCCTCGTGTTTGTCTTCTTCGAATATTTAACATCATTGTATGCTGGGATTTTTCGATGTTGCCCCTTGCATTTTATGGACATGCATACTTTGTTAATATTCTCGTTCCAGATTAAATGATCTTATTAACTTTTCGCTCGTAAAATATCATAATCTTgctgttgtttgtttttatcaTATTCGTGAATTTAGAATCGTCCAAATCGAGTTTGTCTCACTTGCTCTTTACAAACGAGAAGCAAGAAAATTGACAATCTAACTACCATTACTATCTTTTTAGATGGGGCTCCAACACCATTGGTAAGCTTGATAGGGCACACGCAATACAAAAGATGCGCAAAAGATATCTATTACTTCACTCAGGTGGGTTAGCATCAATAACTTCACATTTATCTTTCAATTGACAATCTGagtaaaattttgtgaatCTGCAGTCTACCATCTGTGTAAAGCAACTTGGGTACGGATTACTCGAACTATTACTCGTATCAGTTTTCCCTGAGCTACGGGATTTAGTAATGGAGATGCACGATAAGCCGCCACACGTCTCGGAACCAGTTTAGCGAGCAAACAGAGTACTCTGCAACCTCTAATCCAGGTTGTGactgcttcttcttcctccaatccCCAGCCCAGAATCtcaggtttttttttcttcttaatttagCATTCAGGTTCCCTCAGTTTTGATGGTTGATAGAAGTCTTTAAGTGATGAACACAATCAGGAGTTTTGTGGATTGCTTGAAATTCCTTTGTGAATAGAAAGGGTTCTGCttgtcctttttttgtttttaagtttGTATAGTATTTTAGTTTTAGGATGTCTATAGAATTAGTGGTACAGCAGGTGATGaacaatattctttttttttttcttttgttttatggtAATTTATGATCCTTTCCTCTTGCTCCCgttgattcattttttttataagtgaTTGATATTGAAGATTACATTATTCCAttccatttgatttttagggtttttttctttgtaaccAAACTATATAGTAAAAAGTTATCATTAGTCTTTCAAAAGTTACAATATTATCTTTGACTAGACTAAACTGGTAGCggttgttggatgatgaaagttacacatcggctaatttagggaatgatcgtgggtttataatcaaagaatattctcAATGAGGTCTTtcggggaagtccaaagcaaaaccatgagagcttatgctcaaatttgacaatatcataccattgtggagagtcgtgttcgtttaaCAGCGGCCACACTTTTAGACCGGACAAAGATGTTCTATACttttttattccaaaattttcGAGTTGGTTAGAAACAGAATTTTtcattaacaatttttatttttattttatgaaatttaggTTGATTTCTTACTAGttttattactatatttttcatttttattagataaagATTTGAGTTCTTATATTTTCTTAGCTTTAAATAAAAACGATGAAACTATAGATAAAATAACgcttctaaatttaattaaaacgaAAACTAACTATTTTGAACAAATTCATATGGTTAATAAAAATGttctttaactttttttttttctttgaaatagaaaatatttttaaatatagttcaaAATTCATCCATTGAAATCAGATTGACCTAATGATATCCGAGTTTCAAATGTCGAGgtctcaattttataaaaatatgaaaatatcgATTCGATCCAGGTCGATGAACGTATGGGATGAAAATATCGATGGAAATTAGAAGCTTTCGgatcaaacaaattaaagcTTATGTTTATAGTATCCCCTACTAATGTAATATCATACaagattgaagaaatgaagCCTTTTCGTTGGCTAATATTCAAAGGTTTCAAAAAATCATTGGCATTTCTAATCTGTTTATGAACCACTCATACGCCTCTTACCTTATCCATATCcctctcatcatcatcatcatcatcatcatcttcttcttcaatatcTCTCACCCAAATTCCCCCAATTTCTCTTCCACACACCTTTCGatcccttcttttctttccccaaATCCCTTTTTCCCATCTGGGTTTTCACTTAATTTcactcttcctcttctttcaGGCATCAATCAATGGCGGCTACAGCCTCCGCTACCCTCTCGCCGCCCATATCCACCGCCGCCCCCATCGCCGCCGGCTCTAGGCGGCAGAGGAACGCCAATGTCCATTACATCACTGGCCTCAACTCCTTTGGTGGCTTGAAAGCTCACAACAATATCTTCTCCTTGGGCCTTCCCGTTTGTGCCGATCAGTCATTTGCTAACATTGTGAGCTCTTTGAAATACCCATCAAAGGGTAAAGGCAAAAACGGCGGTGGGGCTCTCTCTTCTACCTGTAATGCCGCCGGTGAGATTTTCAGGATTGCTGCCATTATCAATGGGCTTGTTCTTGTTGGAGTGGCGGTGGGGTTTGTTCTTCTCAGGATTGAGGCATCTGTGGAGGAGGCTGAGTGAGTGAGAAGATGCTATAATGTTAATGGTGATATTGTTGAATCAATCAGAAT
Protein-coding sequences here:
- the LOC111811473 gene encoding uncharacterized protein LOC111811473 produces the protein MAATASATLSPPISTAAPIAAGSRRQRNANVHYITGLNSFGGLKAHNNIFSLGLPVCADQSFANIVSSLKYPSKGKGKNGGGALSSTCNAAGEIFRIAAIINGLVLVGVAVGFVLLRIEASVEEAE